The DNA segment CCGTCGGGGTTGAACAGCGGCGCCACCACCAGGGTGAGGTTCTCTAGGATCTGGCCGGCGTCGAGGCTGGGCTTGCCGTCCAGCAGGTCGCGCACCAGCATCAGGCAGCCCTCCTTGCCCTCCACCTCGCCGGCGTGGATCCCGCTGATCACCAGCACCACAGGCAGCCCCAGGCGCCGGGCTTCTTCGGGCGTCTTCACGCCCCGCGACGACACCACCAGCAGGGGCAGGTCCCGGCCCTGGGGGCTCGCGCCGAAGCTGGTGACGTGCAGGCGCGTGTCGCCCTTGGCTTCCAGGGCGGCGATGAAGGCCATCACGTCCGCGTGGCGGCTGGTCTCCTCGTAGCGGGTGGCTTCGGCGCGGGTGAGCGGGGTCATGGGGGCTCCTTGTCAGGTGCGCGAGGGGAGGTGCTGGAAATCTTCGGTGCGGCCCATGGCGTCCATGGCCTCCACCAGGGCGGCGGGGGGCGCCACCAGCTTCCGGGCGGCCAGGTCCAGCCAGCCGCCGCGCGTGAACAGGCGCGCCGCGGGCCGGCCGTCGGCCTTGAAAAACTCGTTCCGCAGGAGGAAGCGGCTGCCGTCCGCCGACTGGCCCGCCACCGCCAGGGTGACGCGGAAGGATTCCATCAGCCCGATCTCGCGGAGGTATTCGACCTCGTCCTTCATCACGACGGGGCCGAGGCGCAGCCGCGAGAACTCCGACACGGGGAACCCGTGCGTCTCGAAGAACCGCATCCGTGTGTCCCCGGCCTTGTCCAGGTAGGCGGTGTTCCGCATGTGGCCGTTGAAGTCCATGTCACCCCAGCCGGCGTAGAGGGTGGTTTCGAACATGCGGGACTCCGGACAGGCGGGGCTCCATCATCCCCGGTCGGGCAGGGGCGCGGAACCCGGAAAAG comes from the Geothrix sp. 21YS21S-4 genome and includes:
- a CDS encoding thioesterase family protein, whose translation is MFETTLYAGWGDMDFNGHMRNTAYLDKAGDTRMRFFETHGFPVSEFSRLRLGPVVMKDEVEYLREIGLMESFRVTLAVAGQSADGSRFLLRNEFFKADGRPAARLFTRGGWLDLAARKLVAPPAALVEAMDAMGRTEDFQHLPSRT